From the Xenopus laevis strain J_2021 chromosome 7L, Xenopus_laevis_v10.1, whole genome shotgun sequence genome, the window GCAGTAGTTAAGGAGTAAATGTCTGGCATTGGTACAGTTTCAcataattattactattattaacacatatttataaagtgccaacatattccactgtGCTGTACAACAGCAGGGTGTATaaatcaaacatacaaattacatgcCATTACATTTCCTCGGCAGGAAGACCGAGACacagtaaataaagaattttcatGTTCTACCGGCTGCTCATTAGAACTTAAATATGCATTGGTTGTTTCAATACACAACAGTGCCACCCAGTGGCCGACAGAGAGGTTTCCTTCAGCATTACAGGGATTCGCTGCCTATTATTAAGCTACAACTTGTTTTATCTACAACTTGGGTCAATTCAGCGATGTTTGGTTTGTCTACAATAGTCCAACAATTGTTCAATTGCTTTGCTCTGTATTGTAGAAAAGGTCCTACACTACAGGGTCCTACTTGCTTTAGTTACTAGCTCTGCTGCAGAAATATTCTGCAACCTTTGTTGCATTCTGTATCCATTTAACTTTCCTTGCTCTTCTTACAGATAACCTGCACCACAATTTCATCCTCACCGTCAACAGCCCAAAGCATGCAGCTACTCTAGGTAAGTGTGTAACTTAACCAATGTAACGTATACAGTGTGTTCCACAGGACTGTACAGAGGATTTTTATTGAATTCCTTTAATTGGGCCAACTTTTGAAGTGTTGAGTTGCATTAGCTTTCCAAGCCACATAGTCTTTGTTATGCAATGCAACACTGCTGCTTTATTAAAAGGTTTCATATGTGCAATAAGTTGTTGCTTGTGAGGCCTCCACACCTGGATACCACTCTTCTCTAATATGTGAGGTTTAATGGAGAAACCTCAGCTTCAAGCCTGGGTTTTTGGGCAGTCCACAaagacccaggcctagggtggcaaaaatctTGGGGCCAGCTGGCTGCATCAGAACTGGGGACTGGGCTGTAGAAATTGACAGTTTCCCCACTGCCGGCAATCAGTGAGTGATCTGCACCAGCAGTAAATAGGTAAGGGAGTAGGGGTGTGAGCGGTGGGGGGCAGGAGGTAGAAGCCCCCTAGGGGAGCTTTGAGttgaaatccgggcctgctcagcCTTCAACATTGAAATTATGTTTCTCCCCAGCCCTTTATTTGTCCATCAGCCTCTTGGTAACCGATGCTTTTATGCTTTACCGGGGTAAAAAAAGGGTGACCTGTGCCCTTTAAGTCTCTATACAGAGGGGCAAATCTCACTGGCTATTTTGTCATCGGATGTCACATACATATCAGTTATCCAACCACTGGGGACCATGACTTTGTGTCTCAAGGTCAAAGACTCCATAGGATGTATTTATTGAGTGTCAGAATTATAATCCAGTTAAGAAACATTGATCTACAAGATGAACGTGGTCCTGCACAAATCCTTCTCAGAAAGGATCTTTAAGACCTATTGATGCCCACAATGAATAGGGTTTCTTTCTTCCAAGGTGTCCGATTAATATATCAACTCTTGACTATCTAGCAACTGCCACCTGTACATGTATCCATATGAAACCTTCTTATGTCCATGAACTGTTGGCAGtaaataaaacttgtttccatTGTCGGCTGTTGTGGCTGTTATAATGGTACAGGCTACAGAGACATGTAGGCTGCAGCTACAACTTATTTaacttattaaaaaatcatttcaatatattttaagatAATGCCACAAAATGAACATGATTAATAAAGTGATCTTCTTCTTTTAAGCCAAACAAAAGTGGTTGAAGTCTGTATTTTTACAAATGAATACACCTAAgtcctattttataaatattttattttgaatgaaatTTCTGGTTGAAGAAGAAAATATTATTCTatgggctcttacagacgagtgtctttagctgcgctcccctgcgttccggtttcatgcgttcagccgcaggggagcacaagagtagacgcactgaattcttttcaatggggctgtactcacacagacgcatgtaagcgcagaacgcaggaaaaatgcaacatacttcgtcccaacctgcgttcgtcgATTACATGAGTcaaattcagtgcgtctactcctgcgctcccctgcggctgaatgcatgggagcgcagctaaaaatgctcgtctgtaagagccctaaggaacATTCAAATGTAACTTAAATTTAAGGCAGCTGTCGGTCTGTACCTGCCTGATcattctgactcttgaaataaaGTAGCACAACATTTTTTAAGCATGCATGGTACTGTGTGAAATGGAGTCTCAGTTGAAGCAAAGCTGGCattgctgcattgtttcagtgAGTCAGAACCTACAGTGATGGACAAATGCTTCtttcaattgcatttacaaatacaaataatgtttccctttctttttttttgtaaccactTGGGTTTCTCTCTCCCTAGACTACAGAATGAACAACATACAGCTTCCAACTTCTTCCACAAAATACAACACCTTGTCTTTCTCCCGCTCATTCCACAACCTCTCGCATTTGCCACCATCCTATGAGGCTGCCATCAAGTCTGACATCAGCAGATACTCTTCCCTCAAAAGACTTGGTGAGGGCACATGCAATCggaaatgaatagtgatgggcgaatttgtcccgttttgcttcagcGGAAAATTAGTGCAACGCGAATATGTGCGCCCACATAAATTTTGACTCCAGCTGTAATTCtgatgctcgcgtcaattttgacagcgttaaagtcaatgggcgccgtGCCAGTTTGGACGTAAGCTACTTTTCCAACGCACGTCcaaattttcgcccatcactagaaattaaTATCCATTGTCAGTTCGTAAGTAGAGATTCAATTACTTAGGCATCTGAAAGCTTTGAGCATTAGTCTGCTGTAGAGAAGTCATTAAAGAAGCTGATTGAAGTGggaatatagaaaataatattgaTTTAAACATTTCAACAGCAAATTATCTAacatatagtaacagtgtaacCCAGAGTAACACAGGAACATTGATAACACGTGGTGCTAACATATAGAGACATTGTAACATAAAGTAAGATATAGAGGAATATAATAACATGGTACCATAACAATTTTGGCATAAACCAAGTAGCATATAGTAACATGGTAGCATATAGTAATGTAGTAACATACAGCAATATGGTGTCAATATAACATGGAGTAATATAGCAATACAGAGGAACATATTAACTGGTGATTTAGAATAACAGTAAAGTTTGAAACATAGAGTAACATAAAATAACATGCTAATTAGTTTATAATTAATGAGTAATTAGTTAACATAGTAACAAAGAGTAAAATGGTAACAGAGTGACTTGCTAACATGTTAAATCGTAACACTATCACAGAGTACTGTAATggcatatagtaacatagtaatttacaataaaatatagaaacatgGAATAGAACAGTAACACAGAATAACTGAACAACTTAGAGGATAACAAAGTAACATCCCCAAGTAACATGGCAACACAGAGCAGTATAGTAAAATAGACCAATATAGTAACATGGAGAAAAAGAGTAACAATAAAACGTACTAAAATGGCAACACATAGTACTATTTAATAACATagtaaacatagtaacatagattaatataaagtaacatgttaatatatagtgaataaagtaccccctcttgtaaaatataaggatattataagttaccaagagtttcatgaccatattaacacacgaggccgaaggccgagtgtttttataaaggtcatggaactccgaggtaacttctaatatcctcatattttacaactgggggttctttatttattataatacacaagttttaatgagtcatgtgacagaaatgacatcagaactcagatattcatggcttttgtgtattatattgtaatattgaAACAGAGTAGCAtagagtaatataaagtaacagatcgtacaggttttttttagggtaccctccttcccccctacatttcctaacatatggcacataaactatacactgggctcatgtgaagggcaatataacaactctattgtatttattaaggttccctgagcttgtgtagtgtaatgtatttgctgcaacatatacgcccattgaaatttaacttcctgccgtatgcaaattatctaacgctagcgcaactttgcaatgACTGCcatagtaacgctagcgcaacttcaaaaGCATTCAGCGATGGCGACAAAacttcgcaacttagtgaatttacctggcgaagtgtggcgaaggtgGCGAAGccgatgctggtgaattttcgcccgttagtgaatttcccccatagtctTTTATAACACAGAGCAACAGCAATATAGAGTAACATAGTAAGAATCTGTAACATGGGTAATATGGAGTAAGAGAGAAAGTGTAACATATAGAAACTTAAAGATACACAGTTTAACACAGGAATATAAAGTGACCCAGTAATTAAGTAACAGAGTAACATAATCATTGAGTATGAATGATATtagaattcatgaaaaaaatgactatatataaataattgtattgcTTTTTGTTTCTATGTGAAGCGGAAAAAGATATGGATGATTTCTACCTGAAAAGGAAACACCTGGCCGAATTAACCCGCGGTACTCTCCCTCTCCATGTCATGAAAATGAACTATGATCATGATGGCTATCTGGAAAAATCTCAAGTGCCAAGACGAGTAATGTCTCAGGAGCACATTCTCTCGGACAATCACTATCCTGTCCATTATGATTACACCATACCCAGAGACCGCCTTGTCTCTCAAGAACGTCTTCTTTCTCGGGAGGTGTTGCACTCACAGGAACATCTGCTCTCTCCTGAAAGGAGGCACCACCGTGGCCCGTCGCCATTCCAAGAAATGCGCCCAGTCCACCAGAAAGCTCTGTCCCACACCAATGTCTGTGCCAGCACCCCAATGCTTGACCGCCACCACATGATAAAGATGAACTCCCATCCTACATCTTCCAACTCACCCAAGACTACTTGGGACATGGGCAACCACACAGCCAACAGGCGACAAGCCTTTGCTGCCAAGCGCCAAAACACCATTGAGCAACTTCAATTCATCCCCGGGCATCTCCCAAGTCAGCATCTGCGCACAGGGAGCAAGAACGAGGTCACTGTTTAAACTCCTTATTTtgtctgtttcttttttcccTCCTTAGAAAATGAGGCAGTTGGTTTTTGTACTGTAGTTTCCTGCTTTTTCTCGTTGCTTTACGTTGAATCGATATCACAAAACCTAAAGTACAGGCAGAAGACAACATTATTTTTGGGTCCTAGTAAGGACAATGTTTTAAAGTttcattcacttttttaaaaaaaataatccaactGCCTCCACCGCCAAGTACATGATTCAGTTCTTGGCACCAACTGATGTCAAAGATAATGATATCTTTAAGACAGAGACAAGCAGGCTGGAAACGGGAGACTCAGTTGGGACCACAAGGTGGTCACATAAAAAGTAGCACCTCGTGACAATAAGAAACTGTCCGGTTTCATGGAAGAGCAGGCTGAAGGAAACAACCAGCGAACATGGTTGAGGTGTTTGGCCAATTTTAGCTAGCGAGAAGATAATGGAGCCAAAAAAACAAGTGACCCTTGTGTGTGCTCTAATCAGGGTAAGGTCAATAACTGACTCCAACTTAAAGAAAAGTTGCACACTTTTTTAACTCTGTTTCTGTACGAAAAAAATGTGATATACTGCATTAGATGGACACAAAAATGCCATAAAATCTCTACATGGAgacttttttaaacaaaactgttGTCTTTGGTTTAATAAATGCCAAAACTTTGTTGCTCATATTCCAACTGGACAACCATTGAATGAACTTTACAGAAACCTAAGTTAATAGAAGAAGAGTAATTGTACCCATACCCACTGTTGCTTCCCTTATCTAGTAAAAAGACTTAGTAAGAAAAGACTGCAGAAATACTTTGTTCTTactgaactattttttttttggcttaagTTCTTTTTGTCTcactattgtttaaaaaaaaacagaagccatTTGGTTGTTGAGAGTGAAATATCTCCGTATCGTCTGGTTTGTAATATATCACTTCCTCATCAATTTTGAtttcatgattttgtttttttattcaatgaCCTGATGCGATTTCAGATGAGCTTTTAACGCCACACTACAAATGATATAGCCAGAAAGCTGATCTGAGAAGCCTCCCGACCACCCACTTCCTTGAAGCTCTTTCCATCACAAATGGCCTTAACCTTTTCGATAAATATTTGCCGTTGGGCAGTCTTTTTAATTAATATAGTACTCCCAGATTCGATAAACCTGACATGACTGAAACGTTTTCCTTTGCCATAATAATGATCGAGATGTCAACAGACCAGGTTGTCCTGACTTACAGGAACCCCAAAAACATTGCCTAATAAAAGTATTCTTTATGAATACAGTTCAAATTACTGACATAGCAATTCCTGCTATTTCTCAACTGCCGGTCCTACTTGCAGACGTCTTGCTGCTAACATCTTGACTTGATGGAGAACTTGGACTGATCCCTCAACAAATAAACCAACACATACAACACCCCACTTTGTCATGGCTGATTTGTTGACCAATCAAAACGCTTTCTGACCACTGAAACGtgaaaactgctgtgtagcatgAAAACACAGACATATAAGTGTGTTCCTCTCTTTTTTACCCTCCGCCAAACCATTgaccctgcttttttttttggtgttatgggAATGTACATTTTTGTAACAGGCTGAAGATAATTTTAGTTTCTTCTAATACTGTGGCATCTTTTTTGGCACTGATCACTGTTGTGGTTTCAAACTaactcttttttgttttttttaggacaGTTGCTAAGGGTTTTTATCGAATTTGAGGGTTACTAAATGCCTCCTTTATCTTAGAGTAAGAAGCACTACACTGTTCACCCTATAGCActacagcttaaagagcaattgaCGTTGTGATTGTGATCGCACCCTGCCAGAACCTTCAACCAATAGGTGACGCTTATTGTGTCTCTTTATCAATACCATGCCAACATTGTATATTCAATAATTAATTTAGGGATAGGAAACCTTAAGTATTTCAGTTTATAATTGACAGGCATAAGATCTTGTGAATATGGAACTAGATCTGCAACCTCAAAAGTGCAAAAAGTAAcccatattttaaaatttaaattattattttaaagtatgTAAAAACCCTCTGGACAGAAGCGTGTTCTTCATGTCCTTGGACGCTGGTGGGAATTTACACAAGTGTATTGAAATCATAGTTTTGCTTCCTCGTTAGAAATGAATACCTTTATTCCCTAggaatcatatatagatatatgtgacCTGAATTTATCTGAACTGTGTGATTCCAATTGATCCGAACTGAGTTGCTAATCGAATTGTAGCTGCATTACTCCTCTATATTCTGTTTGCCATAAATGACATACCTCAGTTGCAATCCAAATGCTATGGGAGCCATATTGCTGTTCTCTAGTTACAGTATAAAGAATGAAGGTTTATCGCAGGTTTTGAAGTTTATTATAAGTGCTGCTTTATAtgattctttttcttcttcaaaatGTCCCATATGTGAGGGTGAgatctttggttttttttggtgtttctgctaGTTTCTCAATGTTTTCCACATATTTTCACCGTCATCTgtccaaaaacatgtttttgctcCCCATTACTCCATTTGTCTTATGTTGTTTGATGTTTCAGTACAGATATTTCCCCCTTACTTGCATgtgcatacacaaacacagctACCATTAGTCTTTTTGTTCAACAGTTACATTATTGAGACATTACAAAGCAAAATAaccttttgcaaataaaaatgcagatgtAAAGGCTGTGCGGGGAGTTGATAAATAACTTGTTCTTTATGgagcaaattaaattattttctgagTTGGCTCAGAGAACCTAAAATCCACAGAAACCATGAGTTTCCACACTTGCTTTCCCACCatgcttaaatatattaatttagagGGCCAGCTATGGTTATACTGATGTTTGGATGGTCTCCTATTGCTAGAACACACTGGTTCCTCATTGTTGAATGATTTACTATTAAGGTGCCCACTCGGGAGTTGACTTTGGGTAAATGCCAATGTAACCCATGTTTATCATTTGGAAATGATAAAGATGACTTAATTACACTAAGACAGTGGGTCTGGTGGTAGCATGGTTTTCTGTAAACCAGCAAAGAGTATACACATTGACATGAGTGACTGATCACCCTGATATTGAATTTTCCTGCAAAAAACACCAGATTTTGCTTGGACAAACTGATAATTGGAGAGGGGTGTTTCACACATTGATCAATAATATTATTTGGCCATAAATGCAAGAATGTTATAAAAGAATCAGCCCTATGTAGTGTAACCAGTGTTAGAGCTGGTTTAAGATAAAGTGCAGTGTGTCAGgttaaaaattaaattgcaatatatatatataggcaacacATGTCCACAATTTGCATACAATCAGGAACGCCTGAAAGATTGCCATGTACACGTATGAGTGCACAGATAGATCTTTGCCATCTATGGCAGTGTGTTCCAAGGCAATCATTCTGAAATGaacactttttaatatatttctgtCTATTTCATAATGTTTCCAAGACGCTCTAAAGGCAACGAAACACTATAAGCAAAACACATGTGCCCGTACTCtaagaaggttatttatcaaaatccggatttttctgatttttaaataaaaaagtcctaacaaactacaatccatgatttgaccatatttattatttaaaaatcacaaatgaatCAGTTCGgggaaaacccagaaaaaatcatatgaaaaattgCATTATAcgatttttttctagatttttccCAAATCGTTGGGAAAATGTTGTTTGGGCTTGTTTATCCGAATCCTattattttttcaggtttttgtccaaaaagcctgaaatctgatttttggctaaacccagtgcagaccacgataacttccaattagaatacggacctctcccattgacttatacagtgtacaaactcggcaggtctgagatggcggattttcggattctgactttttgaaacctctaatttttcaagcttttagcattcagactttaataaataaccccctaattgtttttaattgtttaaaagtGTAAGACACTGCAAATCCTAAAATAAAAGGCAACGGAAAGATCATGCGCaatgttcatttttttgtatgattataataatattttagatTATTGCTGACTCGTAGTTAGTATTTTAtggtgtagtacaggtatgggacctgttatccagaatgctcggggcctgggggtttccggataagggatctttctgtaatttggatcttcattacttaagtctactataaaatcatgtagacgttaaataaacccaataggctggttttgcttccaataaggattaattatatcttagtttggatcaagtacaagctactgctttataattacagagaaaaaggaaaaacattttaaaaatttggattatttgattataatggactctatgggagacggcctttccgtaatttagagctttctagataacgggtttccggataacagatcctatacctgtataatctgAAAGTAGGTCATTATGGTTAATCCATTGGAGAAGACAGAGAGGGTTCATGAAGATCATTGGGGAGGGTAGTGTTGCTGCACCAAAAGCCATTAAACACTGGATCAAGGATagaccatatttatcaaagggtgaacagaGAATTTGACACATGTAAGTCGAGCCAGCTGCTTGGAAAATATTGGAGAACTTGGGTG encodes:
- the shisa7.L gene encoding protein shisa-7 — its product is MYHLLMVLVSVTLDVFNVHSVLRVGALQARRQGNKTQSLPMLLAHIKRPPTSQNASSGRSQSVLDMCYGYFDVMGQFDTTFNCTTGTFRYCCGTCHYRFCCEHRHKRLDQEKCSNYNTPLWAYTTQSITTSANSKQNHNEHSDQTNSTVYVICGVISFTLAVGIGVKFAFNKASRRARGREINVPRALVDILRHQSVQGNHTERNNSTTLNSGIHDNGPSRPPKNLYNPVKSAKSNHDNLHHNFILTVNSPKHAATLDYRMNNIQLPTSSTKYNTLSFSRSFHNLSHLPPSYEAAIKSDISRYSSLKRLAEKDMDDFYLKRKHLAELTRGTLPLHVMKMNYDHDGYLEKSQVPRRVMSQEHILSDNHYPVHYDYTIPRDRLVSQERLLSREVLHSQEHLLSPERRHHRGPSPFQEMRPVHQKALSHTNVCASTPMLDRHHMIKMNSHPTSSNSPKTTWDMGNHTANRRQAFAAKRQNTIEQLQFIPGHLPSQHLRTGSKNEVTV